The genomic window TAAAAGGTAATTATTAAAATCCGTCATGCTCTCAAGGCCTTACCTGTCCCCTTGAGCTAACCTCCATTCATCGTGAAGGTTTTCATGTCCGGCGGCGTTCGGTTCGGAACTCCCGCAAAACTCTCCAGATCAACTTTGACCCTTTCCGCGTTCTTCATTAAAACATGCCCCAGTTATCAAATGACACCGAGAAGAAGTATTTCTCCCCCACTTCATTGCTGTTCGAGTCAAACGAAGTTGCTTGTGCCAAACGCGCATGGACGGTGGGGTGTTCGTTGCGAACACTGAAAGGGGCTGCTGTTTGTTCTGGTTCAAGACACGGGAAAGAGGATGGGACGGGGCGCTATGGAGCAGGAATGGCTGCAGGTCAGGAAGAAACTTCAAAGAAGCTTGTCCAAGGGCCAGTACGACCTCTGGGTCTCGACACTCGAATTCCTGGGGATTGAGGACGGCAATCTGATTCTGGGCTGTCAGAACCGGTTCCATATCGAATGGCTTCGAGAGAAGCTCGAAGCGAAGCTGCTGCCCATCGCGAGCCAGCATTTCCGCGGTGTGCGGAAATTGGAGTATCGGGTCGCACAGGGCTGTGCAGCGGGCGCTCCCGAGATCGAGGGGGCAGGGCCTCGACAGATCGCGTTTTCCGATGTGGTCAAGTGCGTCGGCCCCGCGTTCAACCCACGTTTCACCTTCGACCACTTCGTGGTCGGCGGCTGCAACCAGTTTGCCTACGCTGCCGCAATGGGCATGGCCAACAACCAGCAGCTCTACAACCAGTCGGTCTACCTGCTTTCGGACACCGGCCTCGGCAAGAGCCATCTCACTCATGCCGTGGGGAACTACCTGCGCAATCGGAAGCCTGAGCTGCGAGTCCAGTACGTAACCACCGAACAGTTCGCCAACGAGATGATCTTCTCACTCAAGAACGGCAACATGGAGGCTTTCAAGAACAAGTTCAGGACGGGCTGCGACGTTCTTCTGCTTGAAAAGATCGAGTTCCTGAGCGGCAAGGAAAAGATACAGAAGGAACTGGTCTACACTCTCGACGAACTCATGGACCGGGGGAAAACCGTCCTCTGCACCGGGAACGCCTATCCGAAGGACATTCCAAAACTCAATTCGGAGTTGCAGTCGCGTCTCGGAGGGGGACTTCTTGCCCCCATCGACAAACCCGACTTCAAGACCAGGATCGAGATCATCAAGCGCAAGTCTCACACGGAAAACATTCGAGTCCCCATGGAAGTCGTGGAATACCTCGCGGACCGCATCACCGGGGATGTTCGTCAATTGGAGAGTTGCCTGGTGGGACTGATGGCGAAATCGAATATTCTGCGAACGCCGATCACCCTTGATCTCGCGCGGGAAGTCAGCCAGACCATGCTCGATCAGCTGCCCAAGATCAGCGTCGAGCAGATTCAGAAAATCATCTGCGCGAACTTCCGGATCACGCTGGAGGAGCTTCGGTCGACGTCGCGGCGCAAGCAGGTCGCCCTGGCAAGGAAAATCGGCATCTACCTGTCGCGCGAGTACACTACGGAGTCTCTGCAGAGCATCGGAA from Syntrophobacter fumaroxidans MPOB includes these protein-coding regions:
- the dnaA gene encoding chromosomal replication initiator protein DnaA, which codes for MGRGAMEQEWLQVRKKLQRSLSKGQYDLWVSTLEFLGIEDGNLILGCQNRFHIEWLREKLEAKLLPIASQHFRGVRKLEYRVAQGCAAGAPEIEGAGPRQIAFSDVVKCVGPAFNPRFTFDHFVVGGCNQFAYAAAMGMANNQQLYNQSVYLLSDTGLGKSHLTHAVGNYLRNRKPELRVQYVTTEQFANEMIFSLKNGNMEAFKNKFRTGCDVLLLEKIEFLSGKEKIQKELVYTLDELMDRGKTVLCTGNAYPKDIPKLNSELQSRLGGGLLAPIDKPDFKTRIEIIKRKSHTENIRVPMEVVEYLADRITGDVRQLESCLVGLMAKSNILRTPITLDLAREVSQTMLDQLPKISVEQIQKIICANFRITLEELRSTSRRKQVALARKIGIYLSREYTTESLQSIGKSFQRSHSSVLYAVNEVQKGMGEANGRLKREVEYLSRRLETSCLSES